In Sorghum bicolor cultivar BTx623 chromosome 10, Sorghum_bicolor_NCBIv3, whole genome shotgun sequence, one genomic interval encodes:
- the LOC8155446 gene encoding uncharacterized protein At1g04910 translates to MDGASSSAGGGSGASSSSSPAAVQGSRGGRELAGRVGATNIGRLRHGKQQHGTRPGVGVGISISVTSWHLRVFAAVVGLMGCLLLAASLAMSALHQVQFRNAAISRNFRGLQELKQHIVRREQVEQIMHGRLLQMATSALTKNGSEPETFALWEEPYRQARKWKPCAAKHSLADEEPDKINSGFILVSANGGLNQQRVAVCNAVVVAALLNATLVLPRFLYSSVWKDTSQFGDIYQEDYFVKYMKNDVRIVKELPARLQSLDLEAIGSQITDMEISKEAEPSEFVKSILPILQQNGVVHFLGFGNRLGFDSVPVHLQRLRCRCNFHALKFVPELQQAGSLLVQRLRQVSAMQTEMDKQLFGSNMLDPALAENHHAAGTPNRYLALHMRFEEDMVAYSLCEFGGGEEERRELQAYRETHFPALALRLRNTTVSPEEQRSLGRCPLTPEEAGLVLSALGYDRRTFIYVAGSQIYGGAPRLRPLTRLYPNLVTKEDVLTADELAPFKNFSSRLAALDFIACASADVFAVTDSGSQLSSLVSGYRIYHGRGRAPTLHPNRKRYAQVLSEEESIAWGGFQRRVRQMVEEYKRVSPRPRGRSVYRQPRTPGCMCRAAGDGSVDF, encoded by the exons ATGGACGGTGCCTCGTCCTcagccggcggcggcagcggtgcttcttcttcttcgtcgCCGGCAGCGGTGCAGGGGAGCCGGGGCGGCCGGGAGCTCGCCGGGAGGGTGGGCGCGACCAACATCGGCAGGCTGCGGCACGGGAAGCAGCAGCATGGCACGAGGCCCGGCGTCGGCGTGGGCATCAGCATCAGCGTCACGTCCTGGCACCTCAGGGTGTTCGCGGCCGTCGTCGGCCTCATGGGCtgcctcctgctcgccgcctcCCTCGCCATGTCCGCGCTGCACCAGGTCCAGTTCAGGAACGCCGCCATCTCCAGGAACTTCAGGGGCCTCCAG GAGCTTAAGCAACACATTGTAAGGAGGGAGCAAGTGGAGCAGATCATGCATGGAAGGCTTCTGCAAATGGCCACTTCAGCTCTCACAAAG AACGGCTCTGAACCTGAAACTTTCGCGCTATGGGAAGAGCCCTACAGGCAAGCGCGCAAGTGGAAGCCCTGTGCTGCTAAGCACAGTTTGGCTGATGAAG AGCCTGACAAGATCAACAGCGGCTTCATACTGGTCAGCGCAAATGGTGGTCTGAACCAGCAGCGTGTCGCT GTATGTAATGCTGTTGTCGTTGCTGCTCTGCTCAATGCTACACTAGTCCTCCCACGGTTCCTCTACAGCAGCGTCTGGAAGGACACAAG tcagtttggtGACATCTATCAGGAAGACTACTTCGTGAAGTACATGAAGAACGACGTGCGAATCGTGAAAGAACTACCAGCACGCCTTCAGTCACTGGACCTCGAAGCAATTGGCAGCCAG ATCACTGACATGGAAATCTCGAAAGAGGCTGAACCATCCGAGTTCGTCAAATCCATACTCCCAATTCTTCAGCAAAATGGCGTCGTTCATTTCCTCGGGTTTGGAAACCGGCTAGGCTTCGATTCAGTGCCTGTTCATCTGCAGAGGCTGAGATGCCGATGCAACTTCCATGCTCTCAAGTTCGTCCCTGAGCTCCAGCAAGCAGGCTCCCTGCTGGTCCAGCGGCTGCGCCAGGTGAGCGCGATGCAGACGGAAATGGACAAGCAGCTGTTCGGCAGCAACATGCTGGACCCGGCCTTGGCAGAGAACCACCACGCCGCCGGCACGCCCAACAGGTACCTCGCCCTGCATATGAGGTTCGAGGAGGACATGGTGGCCTACTCGCTCTGCGAgttcggcggcggcgaggaggagaggagggagCTGCAGGCGTACAGGGAGACCCACTTCCCGGCACTCGCGCTGCGCCTACGGAACAC CACGGTTTCGCCGGAGGAGCAGCGCAGCCTGGGGAGGTGCCCGCTGACGCCGGAGGAAGCGGGTCTCGTCCTCTCCGCGCTGGGATACGACCGCCGGACGTTCATCTACGTGGCCGGGTCGCAGATATACGGCGGCGCGCCACGGCTGCGGCCGCTGACGCGGCTGTACCCGAATCTGGTCACCAAGGAGGATgtcctcaccgccgacgagctggCCCCGTTCAAGAACTTCTCTTCACGG CTTGCGGCCTTGGACTTCATCGCGTGCGCGTCGGCGGACGTGTTCGCGGTGACGGACTCCGGCAGCCAGTTGTCGTCGCTGGTGTCCGGGTACCGCATCTACCACGGCAGGGGCCGCGCGCCGACGCTGCACCCGAACCGGAAGCGCTACGCGCAGGTGCTTTCCGAGGAAGAGAGCATCGCGTGGGGCGGCTTCCAGAGAAGGGTGAGGCAGATGGTGGAGGAGTACAAGCGGGTGAGCCCGCGGCCGAGGGGCCGGAGCGTCTACCGGCAGCCGAGGACGCCCGGGTGCATGTGCAGGGCCGCCGGCGACGGGAGCGTCGACTTCTGA